The following are from one region of the Hymenobacter sp. YIM 151858-1 genome:
- the recG gene encoding ATP-dependent DNA helicase RecG, translated as MSNFFNTKIALLRGMDTRRADVLAKELNLFTYGDLVQFYPFRYLDRTQFYHVCDLHDDLPMVQVKATVRTKELLGEGRKQRLVAKAQDASGEVELVWFKGVKWFEKWLKNHQEYIVFGKPTLFNGKPQIAHPELEEVSEVKPGASFLQPVYSSTDKLRNFNLDTKGIGKLMAQVLKLAAPHFHETLSADLIQRYALMPKAEAMQQIHFPQSADLLQAARLRLKFEELFYIQLKLLRQKTERKVELAGQIFDKVPTLTHFYKNVLPFDLTMAQKRVIHDIYKDFTAGKQMNRLLQGDVGSGKTIVAFISMLIAADNGAQSCMMAPTEILADQHYEGLKKFADMLGIKIGKLTGSTRTSERRVLHEQLRSGELHMLVGTHALLEDVVQFRNLGLTIMDEQHRFGVAQRSKLWQKNPHVIPHVLVMTATPIPRTLAMTLYGDLDVSVIDELPAGRKPIVTVHRFDSNRLKVFEFMRQQIRLGRQCYVVYPLIEESESMAEYKDLTDGYESITRAFPEYKVSIVHGRMSAADKDYEMQRFLRNETQIMVATTVIEVGVNVPNASVMVIESAERFGLSQLHQLRGRVGRGADQSYCILMSGYKLSKDSRTRLETMVRTNNGFEIADIDLKLRGPGDLMGTQQSGVLDLLVADLAKDGKILTESRAAAQELLNDDPNLAKTENQNIRRHIESLPPTAVNWSRIS; from the coding sequence ATGAGCAACTTCTTCAACACCAAAATTGCCCTGCTCCGCGGTATGGATACGCGGCGGGCCGACGTGCTGGCCAAAGAGCTGAACCTGTTCACCTACGGCGACTTGGTGCAGTTTTACCCCTTCCGCTACCTCGACCGCACGCAGTTCTACCACGTGTGCGACTTGCACGACGACCTGCCCATGGTACAGGTGAAGGCTACCGTGCGCACCAAGGAGCTGCTGGGCGAGGGCCGCAAGCAGCGCCTCGTGGCCAAGGCGCAGGATGCCAGCGGCGAGGTGGAGCTGGTGTGGTTTAAGGGCGTGAAGTGGTTTGAGAAGTGGCTGAAAAACCACCAGGAGTACATAGTTTTCGGCAAGCCGACGCTGTTCAATGGCAAGCCGCAGATAGCCCACCCCGAGCTGGAAGAAGTATCGGAGGTGAAGCCCGGCGCTTCGTTTCTGCAGCCGGTGTACTCCAGCACCGACAAGCTGCGCAACTTCAACCTCGACACCAAGGGCATCGGCAAGCTGATGGCGCAGGTGCTGAAGCTGGCGGCACCACACTTCCACGAAACGCTTTCGGCCGACCTGATTCAGCGCTACGCCCTGATGCCCAAGGCCGAGGCCATGCAGCAGATTCACTTCCCGCAAAGCGCCGATTTGCTGCAGGCCGCCCGCTTAAGGCTAAAGTTTGAGGAGCTGTTTTACATTCAGCTGAAGCTGCTGCGCCAAAAAACCGAGCGTAAGGTGGAGCTGGCCGGGCAGATTTTCGACAAAGTGCCCACGCTCACGCACTTCTATAAAAATGTGCTGCCCTTCGATCTGACGATGGCGCAGAAGCGGGTAATCCACGACATTTACAAGGATTTTACGGCCGGCAAGCAGATGAACCGCCTGCTGCAAGGCGACGTAGGCTCGGGCAAAACCATTGTGGCGTTTATCTCGATGCTGATTGCCGCCGACAACGGTGCCCAATCGTGCATGATGGCCCCTACCGAAATCCTGGCCGACCAGCACTACGAGGGCCTGAAGAAGTTTGCCGACATGCTCGGCATCAAGATTGGCAAGCTTACGGGCAGCACCCGCACCTCGGAGCGCCGTGTATTGCACGAACAGCTGCGCTCGGGCGAATTGCACATGCTGGTGGGCACCCACGCCCTGCTCGAAGACGTGGTGCAGTTCCGGAACCTAGGGCTCACCATTATGGACGAGCAGCACCGCTTCGGTGTGGCGCAGCGTTCGAAACTGTGGCAAAAGAACCCGCACGTAATTCCGCACGTGCTGGTGATGACGGCCACGCCCATACCCCGCACGCTGGCCATGACGCTTTACGGCGACCTGGACGTGTCGGTAATCGACGAGCTGCCCGCCGGCCGCAAGCCCATCGTAACCGTGCACCGCTTCGACTCGAACCGCCTGAAGGTATTTGAGTTCATGCGCCAGCAAATACGCCTAGGTCGGCAGTGCTACGTGGTGTACCCGCTGATTGAGGAAAGCGAAAGTATGGCCGAGTACAAGGACCTGACCGACGGCTACGAGAGCATTACGCGCGCTTTTCCGGAGTACAAGGTGAGCATTGTGCACGGCCGCATGAGCGCCGCCGACAAGGACTACGAGATGCAGCGTTTCCTGCGCAACGAAACCCAGATAATGGTGGCCACTACCGTGATTGAGGTAGGCGTGAACGTGCCCAATGCTTCGGTGATGGTGATTGAATCGGCCGAGCGGTTTGGCCTTTCGCAGTTGCACCAGCTGCGCGGCCGCGTGGGCCGGGGCGCCGATCAGAGCTATTGCATCCTGATGTCGGGCTACAAGCTCAGCAAAGATTCGCGCACCCGCCTCGAAACCATGGTGCGCACGAACAATGGCTTTGAAATTGCCGACATCGACCTGAAGCTGCGCGGGCCGGGCGACCTGATGGGCACGCAGCAAAGCGGGGTGCTCGATCTGCTGGTGGCCGACTTAGCCAAAGACGGCAAGATTTTGACGGAGTCGCGGGCGGCGGCGCAGGAGCTGCTCAACGATGACCCCAACCTGGCGAAAACCGAAAACCAGAACATCCGCCGCCACATTGAGTCGTTGCCGCCTACGGCCGTGAACTGGAGCCGCATCAGCTAA
- the gldD gene encoding gliding motility lipoprotein GldD: MLRSYCALLIAGLLLSGCNTASDYTPKPKGYNRIDLPPHAYQQLPAGHPYRFEYSKHARILRDSSYLAQPHWINVNYPALHANVQITYTDIQNNPKLFAKMLEDARKLTGKHQIKASAIEENMLKTPDGKQVTVFELSGEVPSQFQFYTTDSTKHFFRGALYFRTAVANDSLAPVIDYVKEDIVHLVNTLKYQ; the protein is encoded by the coding sequence GTGCTCCGCTCCTACTGCGCGCTGCTGATTGCCGGTTTGCTGCTTTCGGGCTGCAACACCGCCTCCGATTACACGCCCAAGCCCAAAGGCTACAACCGCATCGATTTGCCGCCGCACGCTTACCAGCAACTGCCGGCCGGCCACCCGTACCGGTTCGAGTACTCGAAGCACGCCCGCATCCTGCGCGATTCGTCGTATCTGGCTCAGCCGCACTGGATCAACGTGAACTACCCCGCGCTGCACGCCAACGTGCAGATTACCTACACCGACATCCAGAACAACCCCAAACTGTTCGCCAAGATGCTGGAGGACGCGCGCAAGCTCACGGGCAAGCACCAGATCAAGGCGTCGGCCATTGAGGAAAACATGCTGAAAACGCCCGACGGAAAGCAGGTAACCGTGTTCGAGCTGAGCGGCGAGGTGCCGAGCCAGTTTCAGTTCTACACTACCGATTCCACGAAGCATTTCTTCCGCGGGGCGCTGTATTTCCGCACGGCCGTAGCCAACGACTCGCTGGCGCCGGTTATCGACTACGTGAAGGAGGACATCGTACACCTCGTCAATACGCTGAAGTACCAGTAA
- a CDS encoding single-stranded DNA-binding protein, with product MSSVNKVILIGHLGTDPEVRHLEGGSTVAQFRLATNEFYKDKQGNRVERTEWHNVVAWRGLAETVEKYIKKGQQVYVEGKIRTRQYQDKDQQTRYVTEIVADEITMLGGGGRSHGEQQGNQAASQASNAAAEPNTFRQEPELNELPF from the coding sequence ATGTCGAGCGTAAACAAAGTTATCCTGATCGGCCACTTAGGTACCGACCCCGAAGTGCGCCACCTCGAAGGCGGCAGCACGGTAGCGCAGTTCCGCTTGGCTACCAACGAGTTCTATAAAGACAAGCAAGGCAACCGCGTAGAGCGCACCGAGTGGCACAATGTGGTAGCGTGGCGCGGCCTGGCCGAAACGGTGGAGAAATACATCAAGAAGGGTCAGCAGGTGTACGTGGAGGGTAAAATTCGCACCCGCCAGTACCAGGACAAAGACCAGCAGACGCGTTACGTAACCGAAATCGTGGCCGACGAAATCACGATGCTAGGTGGTGGCGGGCGTAGCCACGGCGAGCAGCAAGGCAACCAGGCTGCCAGCCAAGCCAGCAACGCGGCGGCCGAGCCCAATACTTTCCGCCAGGAGCCGGAGCTAAACGAACTGCCGTTTTAG
- the mutY gene encoding A/G-specific adenine glycosylase, translating into MINTSPPQAHPFFAEALLDWYPRHRRDLPWRRTQDPYAIWLSEIILQQTRVQQGLPYYERFLAAYPTVHDLAAAPEQEVLRLWQGLGYYSRARNMRITAQQVVNEYGGQFPARYAELVKLRGIGPYTAAAIASFAFGERVAVLDGNVYRVLARVFGLTTDIAQPSARKEFQYLADQLISVENPADYNQAIMEFGAIQCTPANPDCLFCPVREPCFAFQHGMVQQLPVKSKAKAGRTRYFHYLVLRHGERVYLRKRTGKDIWHSLYDFYLTETPEAALPPQALLAELEALGAQVATDRVSEPAAALRHALSHQKVEARFHELWLDAPLTDRVLKQTGLEAYLAEQMDELPKPVIISNYLSQKGILSN; encoded by the coding sequence TTGATCAACACTTCGCCGCCTCAAGCCCATCCGTTTTTTGCCGAGGCATTATTGGACTGGTACCCGCGCCACCGCCGCGACCTGCCGTGGCGCCGCACCCAGGATCCATACGCTATCTGGCTGTCGGAGATAATCTTACAGCAAACACGCGTGCAGCAAGGACTGCCTTATTACGAGCGTTTTCTGGCTGCTTACCCCACCGTGCACGACCTCGCCGCCGCGCCCGAGCAGGAGGTGCTGCGCCTGTGGCAAGGCCTGGGTTATTACTCCCGGGCCCGCAACATGCGCATTACCGCGCAGCAGGTGGTAAATGAGTACGGCGGGCAGTTTCCGGCGCGCTACGCTGAGTTGGTGAAGCTGCGGGGCATCGGGCCGTACACGGCGGCCGCTATTGCGTCGTTTGCGTTTGGCGAGCGGGTGGCCGTGCTCGATGGCAACGTGTACCGCGTGCTGGCGCGGGTGTTTGGGCTGACCACCGACATTGCCCAGCCCTCGGCCCGCAAGGAGTTCCAGTACCTGGCCGATCAGCTGATTTCGGTTGAAAACCCGGCCGACTACAACCAGGCCATTATGGAGTTTGGCGCCATTCAGTGCACGCCCGCCAACCCCGATTGCCTGTTTTGCCCCGTGCGCGAGCCGTGCTTTGCGTTTCAGCACGGCATGGTGCAGCAACTGCCCGTCAAGAGCAAAGCCAAAGCGGGCCGCACGCGCTACTTCCACTACCTAGTGTTGCGCCACGGCGAGCGGGTGTATCTGCGCAAGCGCACCGGCAAGGATATCTGGCACAGCCTCTACGACTTTTACCTTACCGAAACGCCCGAGGCCGCCTTGCCACCCCAGGCCCTGCTCGCCGAGCTAGAGGCCCTAGGTGCCCAAGTAGCCACCGACCGGGTGAGCGAACCGGCAGCGGCTTTGCGGCACGCGCTGAGCCATCAAAAGGTAGAAGCCCGCTTTCATGAGTTGTGGTTGGATGCTCCGCTTACCGACCGGGTACTGAAACAGACGGGGTTAGAGGCTTATCTGGCCGAGCAAATGGATGAGCTGCCCAAACCGGTTATCATCAGCAATTACCTGAGTCAAAAAGGCATTTTAAGCAACTAA
- a CDS encoding HU family DNA-binding protein, translating to MLFFTFQVPNTVTKAEVIAEIAEKTGIEKTDVSATVEAFFKVVKDSMANGNNIYVRGFGSFVNKKRARKVARNISKNTSIIIDEHFIPSFKPSKTFISKIKNSKKVKEQPVQA from the coding sequence ATTCTTTTTTTCACTTTTCAGGTTCCTAATACAGTGACCAAAGCAGAAGTAATTGCCGAGATTGCCGAGAAGACCGGCATTGAGAAAACCGACGTGTCTGCAACCGTTGAGGCTTTCTTCAAAGTGGTGAAGGATTCGATGGCCAACGGCAACAACATCTACGTGCGTGGCTTCGGTAGCTTCGTAAACAAGAAGCGGGCCCGGAAAGTGGCCCGTAACATTTCGAAAAATACTTCGATCATCATCGACGAGCACTTCATCCCGAGCTTCAAGCCCTCGAAGACCTTCATCAGCAAAATCAAAAACAGCAAGAAGGTAAAAGAGCAGCCGGTACAGGCCTAA
- a CDS encoding tetratricopeptide repeat protein, whose translation MANGRSSFSPQLLILILAAAVVVGLFLLPKGVVKPKEGKGEAARDAAATSSPNGGGPNTNGSKTEASSGPVPASQGVTAQQPHTMASAEQRKGLNTLVARYRSAQGAAKLTVATDLAKQYQSVQRFDSAGYYYEQVAQAKPGEQAWKRAADQYFEAYSFAATEERAKMLGGKARELYEKVLKQNPQNLDAKTNLGMALMASENPVQGIMMLREVLAADPKNEKALYNLGILALQSNQPDKAVERFQELVKVNPKNVNGMFYLGVSLAQSGKKEDARQTFLKVKSLSNDPGLLTSVNEELQKL comes from the coding sequence ATGGCTAACGGCCGCTCTTCTTTTTCGCCCCAACTGCTCATTCTCATCCTGGCTGCCGCGGTGGTAGTTGGGTTGTTTTTGTTGCCCAAAGGTGTGGTGAAACCCAAGGAGGGCAAAGGCGAAGCCGCCCGCGACGCCGCTGCTACCAGCTCGCCCAACGGCGGTGGCCCCAACACCAACGGCTCCAAAACCGAGGCTTCCTCGGGCCCGGTGCCAGCCAGCCAAGGCGTTACGGCTCAGCAGCCGCACACCATGGCATCGGCCGAGCAGCGCAAGGGCCTGAACACGCTCGTGGCTCGTTACCGGAGCGCGCAGGGTGCTGCCAAGCTCACCGTAGCCACCGACCTAGCCAAGCAGTACCAATCGGTACAGCGCTTCGATAGTGCCGGTTACTACTACGAGCAGGTAGCCCAGGCTAAGCCCGGCGAGCAAGCCTGGAAACGGGCCGCCGATCAGTACTTCGAAGCGTACAGCTTTGCGGCTACCGAAGAGCGCGCCAAAATGCTGGGTGGCAAAGCCCGCGAGCTGTACGAGAAGGTGCTGAAGCAGAACCCCCAAAACCTGGACGCCAAAACGAACCTAGGGATGGCGCTGATGGCTAGCGAAAACCCCGTGCAAGGCATCATGATGCTGCGCGAGGTGCTGGCCGCCGACCCGAAGAATGAAAAGGCACTCTACAACCTGGGCATCCTGGCGCTGCAAAGCAACCAGCCCGACAAGGCCGTAGAGCGGTTCCAGGAGTTGGTGAAGGTAAACCCCAAGAATGTGAACGGAATGTTCTACTTGGGCGTATCCTTGGCTCAATCCGGCAAGAAGGAAGATGCCCGGCAAACATTCCTGAAGGTGAAAAGCCTCAGCAATGACCCCGGCCTGCTAACCTCGGTGAACGAAGAACTTCAGAAATTGTAG
- a CDS encoding Rne/Rng family ribonuclease: MSNELIINSTQEGERIALLQDKRLIEYHFDRNDTNYAVGDIFLGTVKKVMPGLNAAFIDIGYQKDAFLHYGDLGEQFQTLAKWTRLVHSGKAPVAHLKGFPRDAALEKVGKMADIVKKGQQMLVQIVKEPISTKGPRLSSDLSMAGRYLVLMPFSDTISVSKKIVSRAERERLKRLIASIKPDGFGVIIRTVAEGRDVAELDRDMTNMVAMWEQLYQNLRNAKPNDKVLGELGRTSSMLRDMLSDSFDAIHVDSQELFDELRSYLQQIAPDKVDLLKLYSGKTKIFEQFDIEKQLKTLFGKTVTVPGGGYLVIEHTEALHVIDVNSGNKSNQQSDQEATALMVNLAAAKEVARQLRLRDMGGIVVVDFIDMRSGESRKKVEDTVQQIMARDRAKFTILPITKFGLLQITRQRVRPEQNIITTEVCPTCGGTGKITASILVTDEIDLSIDELLVNQNHAGLTLYVHPFLHAYYTKGLVSKQMKWYLKYYKWVKVVKDTSLGLTDYRIQDERGEDIELHSRAAELNSLQDRDDETDD, encoded by the coding sequence TTGAGTAACGAGTTAATCATTAATTCGACTCAGGAAGGCGAGCGGATTGCCCTGCTTCAGGACAAGCGGCTGATCGAGTATCACTTCGACCGCAACGACACCAACTACGCGGTGGGCGACATCTTTCTGGGCACCGTCAAGAAAGTAATGCCCGGCCTGAACGCCGCGTTTATTGATATCGGGTACCAGAAGGACGCCTTTCTGCATTACGGCGACCTAGGCGAGCAATTCCAGACCCTGGCCAAGTGGACGCGCCTGGTGCACTCCGGCAAAGCACCGGTAGCGCACCTCAAGGGCTTCCCGCGCGATGCTGCCCTCGAGAAAGTCGGCAAGATGGCCGACATCGTCAAGAAGGGCCAGCAAATGCTGGTTCAGATTGTGAAGGAGCCGATTTCGACGAAGGGTCCGCGCCTTTCTTCCGACTTATCCATGGCCGGGCGCTACCTCGTGCTCATGCCCTTCTCCGACACCATTTCGGTATCGAAGAAGATCGTGAGCCGGGCCGAGCGCGAACGGCTTAAGCGCCTGATTGCTTCCATTAAGCCCGATGGCTTCGGCGTGATTATCCGCACCGTTGCCGAAGGCCGCGACGTGGCTGAGCTCGACCGCGACATGACCAACATGGTGGCCATGTGGGAGCAGCTCTACCAAAACCTGCGCAACGCCAAGCCCAACGATAAGGTGCTCGGCGAGCTGGGCCGTACGTCGTCGATGCTGCGCGACATGCTCAGTGACTCGTTCGACGCTATCCACGTCGATTCGCAGGAGCTGTTTGACGAGCTGCGCAGCTACTTGCAGCAGATTGCCCCCGACAAGGTGGATTTGCTGAAGCTTTACTCAGGCAAAACGAAGATTTTTGAGCAATTCGACATCGAAAAGCAGCTCAAAACTCTCTTCGGCAAAACCGTTACGGTGCCCGGCGGTGGTTACTTGGTTATCGAGCACACCGAGGCGTTGCACGTTATCGACGTAAACTCGGGCAACAAGAGCAACCAGCAAAGCGACCAGGAAGCCACCGCGCTGATGGTGAACCTGGCTGCCGCCAAGGAAGTGGCCCGCCAGCTGCGCCTGCGCGATATGGGCGGCATCGTGGTAGTCGACTTTATCGACATGCGCTCGGGCGAGAGCCGCAAAAAGGTGGAGGACACGGTGCAGCAGATTATGGCGCGCGACCGAGCCAAATTCACCATTCTGCCCATCACCAAGTTTGGTCTGCTGCAGATTACGCGGCAACGCGTGCGCCCTGAGCAGAACATCATTACCACCGAGGTGTGCCCCACCTGCGGCGGCACCGGTAAAATTACCGCCTCCATTCTGGTTACCGACGAAATCGACCTCAGCATCGACGAGCTGCTAGTGAACCAGAACCACGCGGGCCTCACCTTGTACGTGCACCCCTTCTTGCACGCTTATTACACCAAAGGGTTGGTAAGCAAGCAGATGAAGTGGTATCTGAAGTACTACAAATGGGTGAAGGTGGTGAAGGACACGAGCCTGGGCCTGACGGACTACCGCATTCAGGACGAGCGCGGCGAGGACATTGAGCTGCACAGCCGCGCCGCCGAGCTGAACAGCCTGCAAGACCGCGACGACGAAACGGATGATTAA
- a CDS encoding porin family protein, with product MKKTMLALALLVGGVATKASAQVEIGLKVSPSVTSLRVSSPTERNFQSDGSRAGIGGGVVIDYFFGENYAFSTGLNLTFKGGNVRYLTENSPTDNGLSTQKQKIGLQYLEIPVTLKLFTNEIATDTKLYFQVGGTANARVASRINGNKFYTDPSTGNETKASSHFIVPDAALLGGLGVEYQVGQSTKVFAGVSYHRGLFNIERYFDNTRKLKDITFKNNEVALDLGLKF from the coding sequence ATGAAAAAAACGATGTTGGCGCTGGCCCTGCTTGTGGGCGGCGTAGCTACCAAAGCCTCGGCCCAGGTTGAAATCGGCCTGAAAGTATCGCCTTCGGTTACCAGCCTGCGCGTTAGCTCGCCTACGGAGCGCAACTTCCAGAGCGACGGCAGCCGTGCCGGTATCGGTGGCGGAGTAGTAATTGATTACTTCTTTGGCGAGAACTACGCCTTCAGCACCGGTCTGAACCTGACGTTTAAGGGCGGCAACGTACGCTACCTCACCGAAAACTCGCCTACCGATAACGGCCTCTCGACGCAGAAGCAAAAGATCGGTTTGCAGTACCTCGAAATTCCGGTTACGTTGAAGCTGTTCACCAACGAAATTGCTACCGATACCAAGCTTTACTTTCAGGTGGGCGGCACGGCCAACGCTCGCGTAGCTTCGCGCATCAACGGCAACAAATTCTACACCGACCCCTCTACCGGCAACGAGACCAAGGCCTCCAGCCACTTTATTGTGCCCGATGCGGCTTTGCTAGGTGGCCTAGGGGTTGAGTACCAGGTGGGCCAAAGCACCAAGGTATTCGCTGGCGTGTCGTACCACCGCGGCTTGTTCAACATCGAGCGTTACTTCGACAATACCCGCAAGCTCAAGGACATCACGTTCAAGAACAACGAAGTAGCCCTCGACCTGGGTCTCAAGTTCTAA
- the gldB gene encoding gliding motility lipoprotein GldB, whose translation MPFPRLRLWLSAPVLAATLLFSVGCNRDEKCEMSPEVARVAAPVQLDRLEKQFFQIRTPADAKLFMDRNPVFARHFLQRGQYPSDAILQQALVRLATNPGLQKLGQQADTTFRDTERWQGDLQRMFQHVRYYFPDFKVPQAKTFVSGLSQDVFANDSLLVISTDFFVGPKAAYRPNVPNYILRRYRPEYVLPTTALAISTKYNKKELTSNTMLGEMIQGGKALYFAEKVLPCTDDSLLVGFPGKELQNVHYNEAKIWGHFLEKNLLYNTSPFQIQKYVGERPSVPEIDKNCPGRIGLWLGWQIVRKYMAEHPNVTLAQLMAMKDSQRILTESRYRPKPKG comes from the coding sequence ATGCCCTTTCCGCGTTTGCGCCTTTGGCTGAGTGCCCCGGTGTTGGCCGCCACGCTGCTGTTTTCGGTTGGTTGTAACCGGGATGAAAAGTGCGAGATGTCGCCGGAAGTAGCCCGCGTGGCCGCCCCGGTGCAGCTCGACCGGCTGGAAAAGCAGTTCTTCCAGATCCGGACGCCGGCCGACGCCAAGCTGTTTATGGACCGCAACCCGGTTTTTGCGCGCCACTTTTTGCAGCGGGGGCAATACCCCTCGGATGCCATTCTGCAGCAGGCGTTGGTGCGGTTGGCCACCAACCCCGGGCTGCAAAAGCTAGGGCAACAAGCCGATACCACTTTCCGGGACACCGAGCGGTGGCAGGGCGACTTGCAGCGCATGTTCCAGCACGTGCGCTACTACTTCCCCGATTTTAAGGTGCCACAGGCCAAAACCTTTGTGAGCGGCCTAAGCCAGGACGTTTTCGCCAACGACAGCTTGTTGGTTATCAGCACCGATTTTTTTGTGGGGCCGAAGGCCGCGTATCGGCCCAACGTGCCCAACTACATCCTGCGCCGCTACCGCCCCGAGTACGTGCTGCCCACCACGGCCCTGGCTATTTCAACCAAGTACAACAAGAAGGAGCTGACCAGCAACACCATGCTCGGCGAGATGATACAGGGCGGTAAGGCGCTCTATTTCGCCGAAAAAGTGCTGCCCTGCACCGATGATTCGTTGCTGGTTGGCTTTCCGGGCAAGGAGCTGCAAAATGTGCACTACAACGAGGCCAAAATCTGGGGGCACTTCCTGGAGAAGAACTTGCTCTACAACACCTCGCCCTTCCAGATTCAGAAGTACGTAGGCGAGCGGCCCAGCGTACCCGAAATCGACAAAAACTGCCCCGGCCGCATTGGCCTGTGGCTGGGCTGGCAAATTGTGCGCAAGTACATGGCCGAGCACCCCAACGTAACCCTGGCGCAGCTAATGGCCATGAAGGATTCGCAGCGCATCCTCACGGAATCGCGCTACCGGCCCAAACCGAAAGGTTAA
- a CDS encoding glycosyltransferase family 4 protein, which yields MHIAVFSQYHTNPDCPATSRHYSLLAHIARHHRVTLITTNTWERQRLTHNYPWLPDGVDMLAADIPYHNRMGVAARGWAFVQYMAYAWRQGQRIPKPDVIWGISTPLSAAWVAGKVAQQRRVPWVFEVQDLWPTFPIEMGAVRNPLAQRQLYAAERRLYEQARHIVTLSPGMTQYVRHLGIGEEKLSTILNGTDLDQASQATPEAVATLRRQHNLAGRPVVLYAGTFGRANDIPTLVQAAEALHRLQPEVVWLFMGHGYYEPLIREAASRCAAIRLVSPQPRHQVFAWLAVADVSVVSFINLPVLDTNSPAKFYDSLAVGTPVVVTNPGWTKQFVEQHGCGWYVPAEQPRALADNLHRALGDRAELSAAGQRGQQVAQQLFDRQRLAAEVQLILERAAG from the coding sequence GTGCACATCGCCGTTTTCAGCCAGTACCACACCAACCCCGACTGCCCGGCCACCAGCCGGCATTACTCGTTGCTGGCGCACATTGCCCGGCACCACCGGGTTACGCTGATTACGACCAACACCTGGGAGCGGCAGCGTCTGACGCATAACTACCCGTGGCTTCCCGACGGCGTAGACATGCTGGCCGCCGACATACCGTACCACAACCGCATGGGCGTGGCGGCGCGGGGTTGGGCCTTTGTGCAGTACATGGCCTATGCGTGGCGCCAAGGCCAACGCATACCTAAGCCCGATGTGATTTGGGGTATCTCCACGCCGTTGTCGGCTGCCTGGGTGGCGGGCAAAGTGGCCCAGCAGCGGCGCGTGCCGTGGGTGTTTGAGGTGCAGGATTTGTGGCCCACCTTTCCCATTGAAATGGGCGCGGTACGCAACCCACTTGCTCAGCGTCAGCTATATGCCGCTGAGCGGCGCCTCTACGAGCAGGCCCGCCACATCGTCACTCTCTCGCCGGGCATGACGCAGTACGTGCGCCACCTAGGGATAGGAGAGGAGAAGCTGAGCACCATCCTCAACGGCACCGACCTCGACCAGGCCAGCCAAGCTACGCCCGAAGCCGTTGCAACCCTGCGCCGGCAGCACAACTTAGCAGGCCGCCCGGTGGTGCTGTACGCCGGCACCTTCGGTCGCGCCAACGACATACCCACGCTGGTGCAAGCTGCCGAAGCGCTGCACCGGCTGCAACCCGAGGTGGTGTGGTTGTTTATGGGCCACGGCTATTATGAGCCGCTTATCCGGGAGGCGGCTTCGCGTTGCGCAGCCATCCGGCTGGTGTCACCGCAACCCAGGCACCAGGTATTTGCGTGGCTGGCGGTTGCCGATGTATCGGTGGTTTCCTTCATCAACCTGCCGGTGCTCGATACCAACTCGCCCGCCAAGTTCTACGATAGCCTTGCCGTGGGCACACCGGTGGTTGTTACGAACCCAGGCTGGACGAAGCAGTTTGTGGAACAACACGGCTGCGGCTGGTATGTGCCAGCCGAGCAACCCAGGGCTTTGGCCGACAACTTACACCGGGCCCTAGGTGACAGGGCTGAACTGAGCGCGGCCGGGCAACGGGGGCAGCAAGTAGCGCAGCAGTTGTTCGACCGCCAGCGGCTGGCCGCCGAAGTACAGCTGATATTGGAGCGGGCGGCCGGCTAA
- the nth gene encoding endonuclease III, translating into MPRAERFRRFLAYFTNHFPEPETELHYRNPYELLVAVVLSAQCTDKRVNLVTPPLFEQFPTPQHLAAASAEEVFPFIRSVSYPNNKAKHLAGLGKMLVEKFGGEVPDRLEDLQQLPGVGRKTANVIVSVIYNQPAMAVDTHVFRVAHRLGLVPRTATTPLAVEKGLVKHTPEELIPKAHHWLILHGRYICVARNPKCLQCPLTDFCKYYNDKVQPTLEPIVAPV; encoded by the coding sequence ATGCCCCGGGCCGAGCGGTTTCGCCGCTTTCTGGCCTATTTCACCAACCACTTTCCGGAGCCCGAAACCGAGCTGCACTACCGCAACCCCTACGAGTTGCTGGTGGCAGTGGTACTCAGTGCGCAGTGCACCGACAAGCGCGTGAACCTGGTTACGCCCCCGCTGTTCGAGCAATTCCCCACGCCGCAGCACCTGGCGGCCGCCTCGGCCGAGGAGGTGTTTCCGTTTATCCGCAGCGTTTCGTACCCCAACAACAAAGCCAAGCACCTGGCCGGCCTGGGCAAGATGCTGGTAGAGAAGTTTGGCGGCGAAGTACCCGACCGACTTGAAGACCTGCAGCAGCTGCCGGGCGTTGGGCGCAAAACGGCCAACGTAATCGTGTCGGTTATATACAACCAGCCGGCCATGGCCGTCGATACGCACGTGTTTCGGGTGGCACACCGCCTAGGTTTGGTACCGCGCACAGCTACTACGCCCTTAGCTGTAGAGAAAGGCTTGGTGAAGCACACGCCCGAGGAGCTTATTCCGAAAGCTCACCACTGGCTGATTCTGCACGGCCGCTACATCTGCGTGGCGCGCAACCCCAAGTGCCTGCAGTGCCCGCTTACCGATTTCTGCAAGTACTACAACGACAAGGTGCAGCCCACGCTGGAGCCCATTGTGGCGCCGGTTTAG